The following are encoded in a window of Dioscorea cayenensis subsp. rotundata cultivar TDr96_F1 chromosome 16, TDr96_F1_v2_PseudoChromosome.rev07_lg8_w22 25.fasta, whole genome shotgun sequence genomic DNA:
- the LOC120279615 gene encoding LOW QUALITY PROTEIN: probable receptor-like protein kinase At1g80640 (The sequence of the model RefSeq protein was modified relative to this genomic sequence to represent the inferred CDS: deleted 1 base in 1 codon) produces the protein MGGMKPLHWCFIGVLCLFASPNHGRMYSLLSPLPAPLVSPQIQPVSMPHSSMASPPLVMQMIVEDHHQRMAKEFLLAIILASLGIVMITVSLFCAYVLCQRNRNSSDSKTNQAADAARGIPLGPTLSKFNSLKMVGRKGSISMVEYALLEASTNNFSESNVLGEGGFGCVYKARFEEGLLAAVKKLECGGQDCEREFENELDLLGRIRHPNIVSLAGFCVHGETRFLIYELMHNGSLETQLHGPTHGSALTWHIRMKIALDTARGLEYLHEHCNPPVIHRDLKSSNILLDSDFNAKIADFGLAVTSGNQNKECVKVSGTLGYVAPEYLLDGKLTEKSDVYAFGVVLLELLLGRKPVESMAESQCQSLVSWAMPQLTDRSKLPNIVDPAIRDTMDMKHLYQVAAVAVLCVQPEPSYRPLITDVLHSLIPLVPIELGGTLKVINPSPSAKQQPAAC, from the exons ATGGGAGGCATGAAGCCACTTCATTGGTGCTTCATTGGAGTTCTTTGCTTGTTTGCATCACCAAATCATGGGAGGATGTACTCTTTGTTGTCTCCTCTTCCTGCTCCCCTTGTCTCCCCTCAAATCCAGCCTGTTTCTATGCCTCATTCATCCATGGCATCACCTCCTCTAG TGATGCAAATGATAGTAGAGGATCACCACCAGCGCATGGCGAAAGAATTCCTTTTAGCAATCATCCTGGCATCACTTGGGATTGTGATGATCACTGTGTCACTATTTTGTGCTTATGTCCTCTGTCAAAGAAACCGTAATAGTTctgattcaaaaacaaatcaagctGCAG ATGCTGCCAGAGGGATTCCGTTGGGTCCAACTTTGAGCAAGTTCAATTCTTTAAAGATGGTTGGCAGAAAAGGATCAATATCGATGGTCGAGTATGCTTTGCTAGAAGCATCCACAAACAACTTCAGTGAGAGTAATGTCTTGGGAGAAGGCGGATTCGGTTGTGTATATAAAGCTCGATTTGAAGAGGGTCTCCTTGCTGCAGTGAAGAAATTAGAGTGTGGTGGGCAGGATTGTGAAAGAGAATTCGAG AATGAGTTGGATTTGCTTGGAAGAATTCGACATCCTAACATAGTTTCCCTGGCCGGTTTCTGTGTTCATGGAGAAACTCGGTTTCTCATTTACGAGTTAATGCATAATGGATCTCTAGAAACACAATTGCATG GACCTACTCATGGGTCAGCACTAACTTGGCACATTCGCATGAAGATTGCTCTTGATACTGCAAG AGGATTGGAGTATCTTCATGAACATTGCAACCCGCCTGTGATTCATAGGGATCTAAAGTCATCCAACATTCTTCTCGATTCAGATTTCAATGCGAAg ATTGCAGATTTTGGTTTAGCCGTGACCAGTGGCAACCAAAACAAAGAGTGTGTCAAAGTTTCAGGCACTCTTGGTTATGTCGCTCCCGAGTATCTTTTAGATG GCAAACTAACTGAGAAAAGTGATGTTTATGCTTTTGGAGTTGTGCTGCTTGAGCTTCTGCTTGGTCGAAAACCAGTTGAAAGTATGGCTGAATCTCAATGCCAATCACTTGTTTCATGG GCTATGCCACAGCTAACTGACAGATCT AAGCTCCCGAACATAGTGGATCCTGCAATTAGAGATACAATGGACATGAAACACTTATACCAA GTTGCAGCTGTTGCCGTGCTTTGTGTTCAACCGGAACCTAGTTACAGGCCATTGATAACAGATGTACTGCACTCTCTAATTCCTTTAGTTCCAATAGAACTTGGAGGAACACTTAAAGTCATTAATCCATCACCTAGCGCAAAGCAGCAGCCTGCTGCTTGTTAA
- the LOC120278878 gene encoding WD repeat-containing protein 76, with product MADKTLTDYERRRIDNIRRNGEMMASLMLHQKASSLLYSRRSPSPKPQSKKPKLSSSPVAIRRSLRTQGLPPSSSTPPSDDSPSSPSSSDQPPSTPPWKQGPLRISDALVGDSPLSDRDLMDVIKSGSVASEVDDLGFDPMVEMCLKPENVARVLPERILSVRFLPFGDQVVVTVGDKAGNVGFWDVGKGRDGVYVYKPHASPVSGISVHPFAATKIFTSSYDGFIRLMDVEEETFNMIYASDFEIFSISQVPNDHNSLYCGEGTGILKAWDERAGKVSGSWELHEDRINTIDFNPQNTNSIATSSTDRTACIWDVRSINKDSPESLKKVQHLRAVHSAFFSPSGSCLATTSIDDKVIILSGSDFDDLSMILHNNQTGRWLSSFRAIWGWDDSFLFIGNMRRAVDVISTSNKTTISLESEHMTSIPCRFSAHPCLKGTMACATAGGKVNIWTKISR from the exons ATGGCGGACAAAACCCTAACGGACTACGAGCGCCGCCGCATCGACAACATCCGGCGCAATGGCGAGATGATGGCGTCCCTCATGCTCCACCAGAAGGCTTCATCCCTCCTCTATTCCCGCCGCTCTCCTTCCCCCAAACCTCAATCGAAGAAACCCAAACTCTCATCGTCCCCCGTCGCCATCCGCCGTTCCCTCCGAACACAAGGCCTTCCGCCCTCGTCCTCCACCCCGCCATCCGATGACTCCCCTTCATCACCTTCTTCGTCTGATCAGCCGCCGTCCACCCCTCCTTGGAAGCAGGGGCCTTTGCGGATCTCCGATGCCCTAGTTGGCGATTCACCGCTCTCTGATCGCGATCTCATGGACGTGATCAAGTCGGGGTCTGTGGCTTCCGAAGTAGATGATTTGGGATTCGATCCGATGGTGGAGATGTGTTTGAAGCCGGAGaatgtggctagggttttgccGGAGAGGATTTTGAGTGTGAGGTTCTTGCCGTTTGGTGATCAGGTGGTGGTCACTGTCGGTGATAAGGCTGGGAATGTTGGGTTTTGGGATGTGGGCAAGGGCCGTGATGGTGTTTATGTTTACAAGCCGCATGCGAGTCCAGTTTCTGGAATCTCTGTTCATCCCTTTGCTGCAACAAAG ATCTTCACCAGCAGCTATGATGGATTTATTCGATTGATGGATGTTGAAGAAGAGACCTTTAATATGATCTATGCAAGTGATTTTGAAATCTTCTCTATTTCTCAAGTACCAAATGATCATAATAGTTTATATTGCGGGGAGGGAACAGGCATTCTCAAAGCTTGGGATGAGAGAGCTGGAAAAGTTTCAGGCTCTTGGGAATTGCATGAAGATCGGATCAATACAATAGATTTTAATCCTCAAAACACAAATTCGATTGCTACAAGCTCAACAGACAGAACAGCCTGCATATGGGACGTGAGAAGCATAAATAAGGACAGCCCAGAAAGTTTAAAGAAAGTTCAACATCTTAGAGCAGTTCATTCTGCATTCTTCTCACCCAGTGGAAGCTGTCTTGCAACAACAAG CATTGACGATAAAGTCATAATTCTAAGTGGCAGTGATTTTGATGATCTGTCCATGATTTTACACAACAATCAGACTGGCAGATGGTTATCATCCTTCAG AGCTATATGGGGATGGGATgactcatttttatttatcgGGAACATGAGACGGGCAGTCGATGTGATCTCTACATCTAATAAGACTACTATTTCTCTGGAAAGTGAGCATATGACTTCGATCCCTTGTCGTTTCTCCGCACACCCATGTCTAAAGGGGACAATGGCTTGTGCCACTGCTGGAGGTAAGGTGAATATATGGACAAAAATTTCAAGATAA